From the Salmo trutta chromosome 2, fSalTru1.1, whole genome shotgun sequence genome, one window contains:
- the mki67 gene encoding proliferation marker protein Ki-67 isoform X1 — translation MSLHGKIVVIKRSGGDGTEFPLTASCLFGRKPDCDIRIQLPHVSKEHCRIDLNENKEVILTNLSSTNPTRVNGEVFQQSERLKHGDLITIIDRSFRFEYPPAPTPKKNRYSTASKSETPQVLHETQARDTSAKDGTNTSDVKPKEDGSLEQNKPSSPFCELYQMFKQDLDSKTPKKALGTPASRLCPQNLISTRKVDGGSVNSTPNKAETENVSPVTGVTPKSAQGKRKSLKGRVVEGNVPVEDFIQLPPSILETPKGKRRSSKSKTPIAVEEKSTPVSQRKSRQATPEKFTASEVVQHTSECPTAETLTTPTRRRSKEATPIKSLITGVEPPADAAVSNQDQIILTENSTPSTPKTEHSRSPRSAGKKLQAQDVLCGLEVTTPINVKQLSAKKRKSGDLETEFPTPLCKRKRVSFGGHLEPELFDKRLPPDSPLCKGATPGRRSLCAPKMKQSLLRRASATGLIKEHEQSAPESLSMKGSPGKKASAKTPSPAKKSPKASAKTPSPAKKSPKASAKTPSPAKKSPKASAKTPSPAKKSPKASAKTPSPAKKSPKASAKKSPKASAKMSPKASAKTPSSAKKSPKAKTPSPGKEKTPKTAVKTPSPARRKSPLKDESQTPKAGKTPKTPASLPSANTTPTMQGRFSVSLVSTPSPTADQDSVLQPSVTVTPRVPLRRTTMLSTSKTTQKSAMKNALQVIRRRSGVSRASMKVVNSWADIVKFGQTKTQAVIPTKKTSTRVTKKKTVVPKPKTPVRKLIGHVSTGHADSPVTIVVGKAHRLKAIQPSGAAPKLVHNIALLKKNMRMDEDLSGIADIFKTPARQRKSVVNVQSALKTPLRAQSTSMIESSVMNTPEETGEMVVSPLVVSTAKRGAYNSDAVTRLLWDGQESSFITEEADDSHTTQNEILTLEMSSEESKKEQRPESKKSISTPKQKKPEQPECLTGVKRIMKTPRQKMQPIEDLRGKLMTTPKQKLEQPECLTGVKRIMKTPRQKMQPIEDLRGKLMTTPRGPKASQEVSLAGVKELLTTPKQIAEPVEQLSGNAHDDNVHSKSKEIHGDAISPKCLSGNVEFKMSLHGKIVVIKRSGGDGTEFPLTASCLFGRKPDCDICIKLPEVSKEHCRIELNENNEVILTNLSSTNPTRVNGEVLQESERLKHGDLITIIDRSFRFEYPQAPTPKKNRSSKQNTPRGRKALQKVSLDGVKTPKHIAQPVEEISGDAQKISDAMTTEAVEELAAALDEAVEEEQPAPLAEAVQDVEEPVTAPAEAVEEEQPAPLAEAVQEVEEPVSVPAEAVEEEQPAPLAELVAAPAEVEELVAAPAEVEELVAAPAEVEELVAAPAEVEELVAAPAEVEEPVAAPAEAVEVAHLDSEEPSVPVKGRRKKTEGIVPPPARGRSARHSETSSVEAPAETMGSVDVQDKMAADPVPAEKPKSGRKAKKASIERVESVQENAVESESAEIPPIEDQQPTSDVPVEKPRRGRKAKRASVEQVETVLEKTVEAVSVPVTEKVEAQTPVVRSKRGRKTKQDSVEVEAEVVEISPIDVVEAKEMPASLPVEKPRARGRRAKQEFEEAKTMEENVAEVVAVDIPTEEVEASVLFAKLKRGRKTKQESIEQVESVSVETPIEQVEAQEQTTVAPVEKPKRGGRKTKQASVAQVEPEDHPVESLTVELQEQTTVAPVEKPKRGGRKTKQASVEQVEPVEDHPVESLTVEAQEQTTVAPVEKPKRGGRKTKQASVEQVESEDHPVECLTVEAQEHTTVAPVEKPKRGGRKTKQASVEQVESEDHPVECLTVEAQEHTTVAPVEKPKRGGRKTKQASVEQVESEDHPVESLTVEAQEQTTVAPVEKPKRVGRRTKQDPECVVPPVSTETQEETSAPSTEKPKRGGRRAKQQKVPEIVEVENMVVQEVHLPAQTEVNAKPEREETVAEELLEAPVVKPGWRGKAKAVVKDEVPAKRARRGAADSTKVPTVAEATVEVPTEPVKRGRRAAKSKVSADDTTIAAECTPLEAEVTDTEVMTAVVKKGRGKAPKKGNAVSETTSDQANSIEGMETIDEDSKKTSKSVNWKPDLEVTHKVTPLPKQKTSRRNDTVPVTKVEEQPERSEEQQVVKTVRGRRARSYVEVKETVQSTPSKRARHSAIETSAAEATVPISKAVNERNAARNMKTEEADLSDKAVPKEPVKKTRRAAKSTVAAPVEATSTTPAVPEEVPETIPEATVVGATKGRSKATKGKAVSQEIDIEQGTESEQPCKPRRGRAARK, via the exons GAAAAATAGATATTCTACTGCTAGCAAAAGTGAAACTCCTCAG GTTTTACATGAAACCCAAGCGAGGGATACCAGCGCTAAAGATGGAACCAACACTTCTGATGTCAAACCCAAGGAGGATGGAAGTCTTGAACAGAACAAACCAAGCTCCCCCTTCTGTGAGCTGTACCAAATGTTCAAACAAGATCTGGATTCCAAGACTCCAAAGAAAGCACTTGGAACACCTGCTTCGAGGCTTTGCCCACAGAACCTTATCTCAACCAGGAAAGTGGATGGGGGGTCTGTCAATTCCACACCCAATAAGGCGGAGACTGAAAATGTGTCACCTGTCACTGGAGTGACTCCAAAATCAGCTCAGGGGAAGCGAAAGTCCCTCAAAGGTCGGGTTGTTGAGGGGAATGTGCCAGTCGAAGATTTCATCCAACTGCCTCCATCTATTCTTGAAACTCCCAAAGGTAAAAGGCGTTCTTCAAAGTCCAAAACACCCATCGCTGTCGAAGAAAAATCCACCCCTGTTTCTCAGAGGAAAAGTCGCCAGGCAACCCCCGAGAAGTTCACTGCTAGTGAAGTGGTTCAGCACACTTCTGAGTGTCCGACTGCAGAAACCCTTACGACCCCCACTAGGAGGAGGAGCAAGGAAGCCACTCCTATCAAATCTTTGATAACTGGGGTAGAACCACCTGCTGATGCTGCCGTCTCAAACCAAGACCAGATCATACTAACTGAGAATTCCACGCCAAGTACTCCTAAGACCGAGCACTCCCGCTCTCCAAGGTCTGCTGGGAAAAAGCTTCAAGCCCAGGATGTGCTTTGTGGGCTGGAGGTGACCACACCCATCAATG TTAAACAGTTGTCTGCTAAGAAACGGAAGAGTGGAGACCTTGAAACTGAATTTCCAACACCTCTGTGCAAGAGGAAAAGGGTTTCATTTGGAGGTCATTTGGAGCCGGAACTGTTCGATAAACGTCTTCCTCCTGACTCCCCACTATGCAAAGGAGCCACTCCTGGACGGCGAAGCCTGTGTGCCCCCAAAATGAAACAGTCACTCCTCAGGAGAGCGTCTGCAACTGGTCTGATAAAG GAGCATGAACAATCTGCCCCAGAGAGTCTTAGCATGAAAGGAAGTCCAGGAAAGAAGGCATCTGCCAAGACTCCCTCGCCCGCCAAGAAGTCACCGAAGGCATCTGCCAAGACTCCCTCGCCCGCCAAGAAGTCACCGAAGGCATCTGCCAAGACTCCCTCGCCCGCCAAGAAGTCACCGAAGGCATCTGCCAAGACTCCCTCGCCCGCCAAGAAGTCACCGAAGGCATCTGCCAAGACTCCCTCGCCTGCCAAGAAGTCACCGAAGGCATCTGCCAAGAAGTCACCGAAGGCATCTGCCAAGATGTCACCGAAGGCATCTGCCAAGACTCCCTCGTCTGCCAAGAAGTCACCGAAAGCTAAAACTCCATCTCCAGGTAAAGAGAAGACCCCGAAAACCGCTGTCAAGACTCCATCTCCTGCTCGAAGAAAGTCTCCATTAAAAGATGAATCTCAAACACCCAAGGCTGGGAAAACTCCCAAGACCCCTGCAAGTTTGCCATCAGCCAACACGACACCCACCATGCAAGGCCGGTTCTCAGTGTCCCTCGTCAGCACCCCATCACCCACCGCAGACCAGGACTCTGTCCTACAGCCGTCTGTCACTGTAACGCCTCGTGTTCCCTTGAGGCGAACGACCATGTTGTCTACCTCGAAGACAACACAGAAAAGTGCAATGAAAAATGCCCTTCAAGTCATCCGTAGAAGAAGTGGTGTTTCTCGGGCATCTATGAAAG TTGTGAATTCCTGGGCTGACATTGTGAAGTTTGGCCAGACCAAGACCCAAGCTGTTATCCCAACCAAAAAAACTTCCACCCGGGTGACTAAGAAGAAGACTGTTGTACCAAAACCGAAG ACACCTGTGAGGAAACTCATAGGACATGTCAGCACTGGTCATGCAGATTCACCTGTGACCATTGTTGTGGGCAAAGCTCACAGGCTGAAAGCCATTCAGCCAAGTGGGGCCGCCCCAAAGCTTGTCCACAACATTGCACTGCTAAAAAAGAACATGAGAATGGATGAGGATTTGTCAG GCATTGCAGACATTTTCAAGACCCCTGCAAGGCAGAGGAAGTCTGTGGTAAATGTGCAGAGTGCCCTCAAGACCCCTTTGAGAGCCCAGTCTACTTCTATGATTGAATCATCAGTGATGAATACCCCAGAGGAGACTG GTGAAATGGTGGTGTCTCCACTTGTTGTTTCTACTGCTAAACGGGGCGCGTACAACAGCGATGCAGTCACTAGACTCCTTTGGGATGGTCAAGAATCCAGTTTCATCACGGAGGAAGCTGATGACTCCCATACTACACAAAATGAGATTCTTACCTTAGAGATGTCTTCAGAAGAATCGAAGAAAGAACAGCGGCCAGAATCCAAAAAATCTATTTCGACTCCCAAACAGAAGAAACCTGAACAACCCGAGTGTCTCACTGGCGTGAAGAGGATCATGAAGACCCCAAGACAGAAGATGCAACCCATTGAAGACCTCAGAGGAAAACTGATGACAACTCCCAAACAGAAACTTGAACAACCTGAGTGTCTCACTGGTGTGAAGAGGATCATGAAGACCCCAAGACAGAAGATGCAACCCATTGAAGACCTCAGAGGAAAACTGATGACAACTCCAAGAGGGCCTAAGGCTTCTCAGGAAGTGAGCTTAGCTGGTGTAAAGGAACTCCTGACAACCCCCAAACAAATCGCTGAACCTGTTGAACAGCTTTCTGGTAATGCCCATGATGACAACGTCCACAGCAAGTCAAAAGAG ATTCACGGTGACGCTATTTCTCCTAAATGCCTCTCAG gTAACGTTGAATTCAAAATGTCTCTGCACGGGAAAATAGTTGTAATCAAAAGGAGTGGGGGAGATGGGACTGAGTTTCCTCTGACTGCATCATGCTTATTTGGAAG GAAACCTGACTGCGACATTTGCATTAAACTTCCCGAAGTATCCAAGGAGCATTGCAGGATTGAGTTGAATGAAAATAACGAG gTTATTTTAACTAATTTGAGTTCAACGAACCCGACCCGTGTCAATGGGGAGGTTTTGCAGGAGTCTGAACGTTTGAAACATGGGGATCTAATCACAATTATTGACCGTTCTTTCAG GTTTGAATACCCTCAAGCACCCACTCCAAAGAAAAATAGATCTTCTAAACAGAACACTCCAAGAGGGCGTAAGGCTCTTCAGAAAGTAAGCTTAGATGGTGTGAAGACCCCCAAACACATCGCTCAACCCGTTGAAGAGATTTCTGGTGACGCCCAAAAGATTTCTGATGCCATGACAACAGAGGCAGTGGAAGAGCTTGCTGCTGCTCTTGATGAAGCAGTGGAGGAAGAACAACCTGCTCCTCTTGCTGAGGCCGTGCAGGACGTAGAAGAGCCTGTTACTGCACCTGCTGAGGCAGTGGAGGAAGAACAACCTGCTCCTCTTGCTGAGGCCGTGCAGGAGGTAGAAGAACCAGTTTCTGTACCTGCTGAGGCAGTGGAGGAAGAACAACCTGCTCCTCTTGCTGAGCTCGTTGCTGCACCTGCTGAGGTAGAAGAGCTCGTTGCTGCACCTGCTGAGGTAGAAGAGCTCGTTGCTGCACCTGCTGAGGTAGAAGAGCTCGTTGCTGCACCTGCTGAGGTAGAAGAGCTCGTTGCTGCACCTGCTGAGGTAGAAGAGCCCGTTGCTGCACCTGCTGAGGCAGTGGAGGTAGCACATCTTGACAGTGAAGAGCCTTCTGTTCCAGTAAAAGGTAGAAGAAAGAAAACTGAGGGGATTGTGCCACCACCTGCTAGAGGGAGATCGGCAAGGCATAGTGAAACCAGTAGCGTTGAGGCACCAGCAGAAACGATGGGCTCTGTGGATGTCCAGGATAAAATGGCAGCTGACCCAGTTCCTGCTGAAAAGCCCAAGAGTGGAAGAAAGGCCAAAAAGGCTTCTATAGAGCGAGTTGAATCAGTGCAGGAGAATGCTGTTGAAAGTGAGAGTGCTGAAATTCCTCCAATTGAGGACCAGCAGCCAACTTCTGATGTCCCTGTGGAAAAACCCAGAAGAGGAAGAAAGGCCAAACGGGCTTCTGTAGAACAAGTTGAAACTGTGTTGGAGAAGACTGTTGAAGCCGTGAGTGTTCCTGTCACTGAGAAGGTTGAGGCCCAGACTCCAGTCGTTAGATCTAAGAGAGGAAGAAAGACTAAACAGGATTCAGTAGAAGTTGAAGCGGAGGTTGTTGAAATTTCTCCAATTGATGTTGTGGAAGCCAAGGAGATGCCTGCTAGTCTTCCTGTTGAGAAACCACGGGCAAGAGGAAGACGGGCTAAACAGGAGTTTGAAGAAGCCAAAACAATGGAAGAAAATGTTGCTGAAGTTGTGGCAGTTGATATTCCTACAGAAGAGGTGGAGGCCTCAGTCCTGTTTGCAAAACTCAAAAGAGGAAGAAAGACTAAGCAGGAGTCTATAGAGCAAGTGGAGTCTGTGAGTGTTGAAACTCCCATCGAACAAGTTGAGGCCCAGGAGCAGACCACTGTGGCTCCAGTTGAGAAACCCAAAAGAGGGGGAAGAAAGACTAAGCAAGCTTCTGTAGCGCAAGTTGAGCCTGAGGATCACCCTGTTGAGTCTCTGACTGTTGAACTCCAGGAGCAGACTACTGTGGCTCCAGTTGAGAAACCcaaaagaggggggagaaagactAAGCAAGCTTCTGTAGAGCAAGTTGAGCCTGTTGAGGATCACCCTGTTGAGTCTCTGACTGTTGAAGCCCAGGAGCAGACTACCGTGGCTCCAGTTGAGAAACCCAAAAGAGGGGGAAGAAAGACTAAGCAAGCTTCTGTAGAGCAAGTTGAGTCTGAGGATCACCCTGTTGAGTGTCTGACTGTTGAAGCCCAGGAGCACACTACCGTGGCTCCAGTTGAGAAACCCAAAAGAGGGGGAAGAAAGACTAAGCAAGCTTCTGTAGAGCAAGTTGAGTCTGAGGATCACCCTGTTGAGTGTCTGACTGTTGAAGCCCAGGAGCACACTACCGTGGCTCCAGTTGAGAAACCCAAAAGAGGGGGAAGAAAGACTAAGCAAGCTTCTGTAGAGCAAGTTGAGTCTGAGGATCACCCTGTTGAGTCTCTGACTGTTGAAGCTCAGGAGCAGACTACTGTGGCTCCAGTTGAGAAACCTAAACGAGTGGGAAGGAGGACTAAACAGGACCCTGAGTGTGTTGTCCCGCCAGTATCCACAGAGACTCAGGAGGAAACATCTGCTCCCTCTACAGAGAAACCTAAAAGAGGAGGAAGACGAGCAAAGCAGCAGAAGGTTCCTGAAATAGTGGAAGTTGAGAACATGGTAGTGCAGGAGGTCCACCTTCCTGCACAAACTGAGGTTAATGCTAAACCAGAGCGTGAAGAGACTGTTGCTGAAGAACTGCTGGAAGCTCCGGTTGTCAAACCAGGATGGAGAGGGAAGGCAAAAGCCGTTGTTAAGGATGAAGTGCCTGCCAAGCGAGCACGCAGAGGAGCAGCTGATTCCACAAAGGTGCCCACTGTTGCAGAAGCAACTGTGGAAGTTCCAACCGAGCCTGTCAAGCGAGGTAGAAGGGCAGCTAAATCCAAAGTCTCTGCAGATGACACCACCATTGCAGCCGAGTGCACTCCATTGGAGGCTGAGGTAACAGACACGGAGGTAATGACTGCTGTGGTTAAAAAAGGACGAGGAAAAGCCCCTAAAAAGGGAAATGCTGTTTCTGAAACGACCTCTGACCAGGCAAATTCTATTGAAGGCATGGAAACCATTGACGAAGACTCAAAAAAGACCTCAAAATCTGTGAATTGGAAACCTGATTTGGAAGTTACACACAAGGTCACCCCTCTTCCTAAACAGAAGACATCCAGACGGAATGATACTGTTCCTGTTACTAAGGTTGAAGAACAGCCTGAACGGAGTGAAGAACAGCAGGTTGTGAAGACAGTGCGAGGAAGAAGAGCAAGATCTTATGTCGAGGTCAAAGAGACCGTACAATCAACACCCTCAAAAAGGGCACGCCATAGCGCCATAGAGACCTCTGCTGCTGAAGCCACGGTCCCCATTTCAAAGGCAGTAAACGAAAGAAATGCAGCAAGAAATATGAAAACTGAAGAGGCAGATCTCTCTGATAAAGCTGTTCCAAAGGAGCCTGTCAAGAAAACAAGACGAGCAGCAAAGTCTACTGTAGCAGCTCCCGTTGAGGCCACTAGCACTACTCCTGCTGTCCCGGAGGAAGTGCCAGAGACCATCCCCGAAGCCACAGTTGTGGGTGCTACAAAAGGAAGAAGTAAAGCGACAAAGGGAAAAGCTGTATCTCAGGAAATAGACATTGAGCAAGGTACTGAGTCGGAGCAGCCGTGTAAGCCCCGCAGAGGGAGAGCAGCTAGAAAATAG